The DNA window CCCGCGGGACCCGCCGCACCGATTTCGCCCGCCGGACCGTCCGCGCCCGCGGGACCTGCGGGACCCTGCGGACCGTCCGCGCCCGCGGGACCTGCGGGACCTGCGGGACCCGCAGCGCCCGCCGCGCCGGTGGCACCGGTTTCACCCTGCGGACCCGCGGGCCCGGTTGCTCCCGTGTCGCCCTTGGGCCCAGCGGCACCGGTGGCGCCGGTCTCGCCCTGGGGACCCTGCGGACCCTGCGGACCTGTGGAACCCGTCGCTCCCGCCGGACCCGCGTCGCCCTTGGGACCCGCCGGGCCCTGCGCACCCGCCGGGCCCGCGTCGCCCTTGGGACCCGCCGGGCCGGTCGCACCCGCCGGGCCCGTGGCTCCCTGGGGACCCACCGCGCCGGTGGCTCCCGCCGGACCCGAGTCGCCCTTGGGACCCGCCGGACCCGTCTGACCGATGGGACCCATCGGACCCGCCGGCCCGGTGGCGCCCTGGGCGTTGAACGAAAAGGCGATGTGCTGCGGCGAGTTGCACGTGTCCTTCAGCTCCGGCTCGCGGATGCGGTAGACGGTGCCGGACGCGGGCACGTAGCAGGCGTGGATGACACCCGTCTGCGCCGCTACCCGCGTGGGGGCGCCGAAGATCGCCAGGCCGAGAATTGCCGCGGGGCCCAGGAGCAGGCCGCGGCGAGAGGAGAGAGCGAGACCGCCCATTCCGCCTCCAGAATGTGATTCGTGGTAAGAGAGGAGCGCCGCGGTGCCCTGAGCGGCCCGCGGGCGGGAGCGTTCCGCTACGGACGCGGAGGGTCGTGCAGGGTGGCCGCGGTGGAGCGAACCTCGTCCAGCGCCAGGCGCATGGCGTCGATCTCGGGAAGCACGGCTCCGGCGTCCGGGAGAGCGGCCAGCACCGCCTCCACGTCCGCGAGCGCCGCCTCGATCCCGGGGCCGTCTGCGGTAGCCAGCCGGCCGCGCACCAGGTCCAGTGCCGTTCGCAGCGGAGAGCCGTCGCCGCCGCCGGAGACGGCGGGCGCCAGGCGAAGCTCCGCGTCGTCCAGGGCGGCGGCGAGCCGCGTCATCCGCTCGTCGGCGATGGGGGCGGCGAGCTCGTTGGCCGACACCGCGCTCGCATGGACGGCGACGGGGGTGACCGTCGCAATGGTCGGCGGCTCGGAGCACGCCGCCACGCCAAGCGGGAGCACCAGCGTGGCTAGGGCACGCTTCTGCATGGGGAATTTCCTGGGGTGAAAAGTCGGATGGAGAACCCCGCGGGAGCGGGGCGAGGGAGGGAACGTGCGTGTAGACACCGCGCCCCGCTCCTTCATTCCATCCGCCGCACCCGCGGCGCAAAACGAAGCCGCCGCCCCGTTGTCCGGGGCGGCGGCTGCAATCTCCGAAGGTGGGCGGGAACTACGGCCTGGCGCTGCCCTGCCCCGCCGTCACCAGCGCCTCCAGCCGTTCCATCCGGGCACGCATCTCCGCCAGTTCCCGCGCCTGGGCCGCGTTCTGCGCCTCCAGCGCGTCGATCCGCTGCTGCTGCGTGGCGGTGCGCGCCTCCAGCGCCTGCGCGGCGGCCAGCGCCACGCCGTCAGCATCCACCGTGCTGATCACCTTGTCGTCGTCACCCAGCCCGAACGCGGCGCGGAAGTCCTGCGCCATGGGACCGATGTGCCGGACATCCGTGTTCTCGGTCCGGTAGCTCCAGCTCGTGATGGGCATGGCGCGCAGCCGGCCGAGCACGTCCTCCCCCGACACGGCCGCGAACAGGTGCTTGCGGTTCACGTCCGAGGCGTTGGTCCAGGTGCCGTTGGTGTGCAGGTAGGCGCCGGTGCTGGTGCTGATCACCGCGTTGCTCTGGCTCCAGTTGCTCACCGCGGAGCCGGACTGGAAGGTGACGCCTGTGCTCCGGTTGCTGCTCGTGTAGATACGAAACCCGTTGGCCACCCGCCACATCGCCGAGTTCGTCACTTCGGCGTGAATGGTGTCGGTGGTCGTGGACCGGTCGCCGAAGACGAAGGTGCCCAGGCGAGGAGAGCCGGCACTGGTGCTGCTGCTGGCCTTGTACCCGAACACCACCGAATACGCGCCCGTCGCCGTCACGTCCTCGCCCATGGCGATGGTGCCGGTGTTGGCCGCCACGGCACGAAGCCCCACGGCCATGGCGTTGTCGCCCAGGGCGCGTACGTTCTGGCCGAACGCCGTGGAGTACAGCCCGATGTTGGCGTCGTCCCACTGGGTGCCGTCGATGCCGCCGGCGCGGATCGCGCCCTTGCCGGGGTACCAGAACATCCGGACGCCGGAGCCGGACACGGGGGCGCCGTTGGTGCTGCCCGAGTTGTAGGTGCCGCCGAAGAAGGCGGTGCCGTTGCGGTTCACGCGGAACAGGCTCGAGTCGCCCTTGCTGACCGCGAACGCCGAGTCGGTGGCGCTCTGGGCGCGGGCGGAGTCCGAGAGCAGCGCCAGGCCGGCGACCGCGAGCGAAAGTCGGAGGAGCTTGGTCATGGCGGAGTCGAAGGGTTAGGGAACCGCAATGGAAAGAGCCGAATCGGCGACGGTCAGCGAGCCGGTTACGGACACCGGGCCCGACGCCTTCACCGCGCCCTGCAGGAACGTGCTGCCGGTAACCTTGGCGGCGGGGATGTTCCCCCGCAGCAGCGACCCGGTACCCATCAAGCTCACCGTGCCGTTGGAGATGCTCCCGATCGCGTCGAGGTTGCCGCCGACCGTCATGGTGAACCCGCCCAGGCCCAGCGTGCTGGCGTTGCCCACGCGCAGGTGCAGCACCGAGGCATTGGCGGTGAGCACCGGCATCGTGGCCCCGGGGATCTGGTCCGCGGGGGGCACGGTGGCAGCGCTGGTGCCGTCGGGAACCACGCCGTCCAGCCAGTTGGCGGCCGTGAACCACGCGGAGCTCTCCGATCCATCCCACGTGGGCCCCTGCAGCGGGCCGCTGCTGGCCGTCTCGGTGTTGACGTAGACGCGGAAGGTGAAGGTCGTCGCCCCGCCCGCCACCTGGAACTGCCACTCCCTGGCCGCGGAGATCTCCATCGGCGCGAGTGTCTGGGGATAGTCGAAGTACGGGGCCGCGGCGCCGTTCAGGAACGTATCGGTGCCGTCGGCTTTGGCGACGGTCACCGTTCCCGTCGTGGTGGACGGGCCCTGGGAAAAGAACACCTGTACCCCGGAGATCGTGAAGCCGTCCGTGCCCATGGTCTGCTGGGTAAGGTTCTGCACCTGCACGTCGGTCTTGAAGATCCCCGTTCCCGCGGAATACGACGTGTTCGTGTTCGTGAGCTTCACGTACGTGTCCTGCCCACCCACGATGCGGTTCGTCAGCGCGCCGGCGCCGGGAGGATCCAGCGTCTTGCACGCCATCGCGGCCGAAGCCACGTGCACCACGCACTGCAGCGCGGCAAGCTGGGTCGGCGCGGGCTTGATCGAGGGCGCGAGCGGGCCGTCCGTGCACGCCGCCGTGAGAGCCGCCAGAACCAGCGCCGGAAACACCCGCGACAGGCGTCCGTTGGGAAAGTACATCGGGTTGAACCTGGGAGAGGGAGCCGGACCGGGGGAGAGTCGGGAAGGCGGATGCGGGAGAATCTAAGGCTTTCTCCCGTTTCGTACAACGGTATTGATGCCAGTCGGACAGCGTGACGTAGGCAAACCCGTGTTTTTACGCGGACGCCTGGCTCGTGTCAGGCGGGTTGGAGCGCGTCCTCAGCGCGAGCCACGCGGTCGCGCCCCAGCCTCTTGGCCTCGTACAGCGCGGCGTCGGCGCGGTTCAGCCACGTGTCGCAGGTGTCGCCCCGGCGCAGTGCCGCCACCCCGATGCTCACCGTCACCCGCCCTGCCCTTTCAGCATCTCCCTCAGCGACGGCGCGGCGCAGACGTTCCGCCTCACGCAGGGCGTCCTCCGCGGTGGCGCCGGGCAGGAGCACCGCGAACTCCTCGCCGCCGAAGCGGAACAGGTCGCCACCTGCCTCGCGGGCGAGGACCGCTGCCACGGCCACCAGCACCTCGTCCCCACCCGCGTGGCCGAACCGGTCGTTCACCTGCTTGAAGTGGTCGATGTCCATTACCAGCAGCGACGCGGTGTCTCCCCGCGCCGCTGCCGCCCGCAGCACGCGGTCCATGCGCCTGCGGTTGAAGGCGCCCGTCAGCGGGTCGCGGACGGCCTGCTGCACCAGCTGCTCGCGAAGGGAATCGATCACCCCCAGGAACAGGTTGGTGAACACCACCAGCAACGCGAGCGTGACGCCGAACCGAACGGCGGCACCCATCCCCGTGTCCAGGTACACCATGGGCGCCACCGACAGCAGGATCCCGGCGGACAGGACGTTGGCCAGCCGGCGCGGGAGCATGCAGAAGAAGAGCATCGTGGCCGGGTAGCACCACAGCACGGCCATGAACCCCAGCGCCCGAATGCCCAGCGGCAGGCCCGCCGCCACCGGAACGAAGACCAGTGCGACCGGGATTGGGGGCGGGCGCCCGCGCTTGAGCGCCAGCGCGTTCAGGGCCAGCATGCCCACGATCACCAGGTTGGCGATGCCGAGACCCATCCGCCCGCGAACGACGTTGTTGAGCCCGAAGGGCAGCAGGAACACCGCCCCCGCGATGGCGAGCGCGTAGATGATACGGTCGCGGTACCACGACGGAATTCCACCCCCGCCGGGGTCCAGCGACTCGAAGTCTGTCGGGGTGACCGGTGTTTTCACAGGCTGAAACGGCGGTCGCGGGAGGAAGTCGCCAAGAAGCGTACCGGTCCGGCGCGGGACCGTGCCGATCGGAGACGCGGGTGGCACAACGAGTGGACCGGATGGGGTGAGCGGGCAATGGAGATACACTAACGGTCTCGAACGAGCCCCTGCAACCCCTTTCCGCCACCCAGCGGGTCGGAGTCGACGTTTACGCACGTTAACTCACTCG is part of the Longimicrobium sp. genome and encodes:
- a CDS encoding tail fiber domain-containing protein; protein product: MTKLLRLSLAVAGLALLSDSARAQSATDSAFAVSKGDSSLFRVNRNGTAFFGGTYNSGSTNGAPVSGSGVRMFWYPGKGAIRAGGIDGTQWDDANIGLYSTAFGQNVRALGDNAMAVGLRAVAANTGTIAMGEDVTATGAYSVVFGYKASSSTSAGSPRLGTFVFGDRSTTTDTIHAEVTNSAMWRVANGFRIYTSSNRSTGVTFQSGSAVSNWSQSNAVISTSTGAYLHTNGTWTNASDVNRKHLFAAVSGEDVLGRLRAMPITSWSYRTENTDVRHIGPMAQDFRAAFGLGDDDKVISTVDADGVALAAAQALEARTATQQQRIDALEAQNAAQARELAEMRARMERLEALVTAGQGSARP
- a CDS encoding GGDEF domain-containing protein; the encoded protein is MKTPVTPTDFESLDPGGGGIPSWYRDRIIYALAIAGAVFLLPFGLNNVVRGRMGLGIANLVIVGMLALNALALKRGRPPPIPVALVFVPVAAGLPLGIRALGFMAVLWCYPATMLFFCMLPRRLANVLSAGILLSVAPMVYLDTGMGAAVRFGVTLALLVVFTNLFLGVIDSLREQLVQQAVRDPLTGAFNRRRMDRVLRAAAARGDTASLLVMDIDHFKQVNDRFGHAGGDEVLVAVAAVLAREAGGDLFRFGGEEFAVLLPGATAEDALREAERLRRAVAEGDAERAGRVTVSIGVAALRRGDTCDTWLNRADAALYEAKRLGRDRVARAEDALQPA